In one Modestobacter sp. L9-4 genomic region, the following are encoded:
- a CDS encoding nuclear transport factor 2 family protein has protein sequence MTDHATPVPFETERELAPLPLLWARALDEGDAGILTDLLTDDVVVDLTPATTRIGLDFPVLTGRETVVPTMIGSVGPLDTMHMVSNVTYRAAGDGWVIEAYASAQHFLPGEGPDSTRTRHVLMGNTWTFDVRPTPEGPRVARFTMDTRWLEGDPTVLLAAIS, from the coding sequence GTGACCGACCACGCCACACCCGTCCCGTTCGAGACCGAGCGCGAGCTCGCGCCGCTGCCCCTGCTGTGGGCCCGGGCGCTCGACGAGGGCGACGCCGGCATCCTGACCGACCTGCTCACCGACGACGTCGTCGTCGACCTGACGCCCGCCACGACCAGGATCGGGCTGGACTTCCCGGTCCTGACCGGCCGCGAGACCGTCGTCCCGACGATGATCGGGTCCGTCGGCCCGCTGGACACCATGCACATGGTCTCCAACGTCACCTACCGCGCCGCCGGCGACGGCTGGGTGATCGAGGCCTACGCGTCGGCCCAGCACTTCCTGCCCGGGGAGGGCCCGGACAGCACCAGGACGCGGCACGTGCTGATGGGCAACACCTGGACCTTCGACGTCCGCCCCACCCCGGAGGGGCCGCGGGTCGCGCGGTTCACGATGGACACCCGGTGGCTCGAGGGCGACCCGACCGTCCTGCTGGCGGCGATCTCGTGA
- a CDS encoding MFS transporter gives MTAARTPTEAAEGRGWLGVSSVALGSFAIVLSEFLPIGVLPAISSGLDVRIGTAGLLVVLTGLFAAIAAPVVTVATSALDRRLVLAGLSALLVVSDALAALAPSFAVLLVARVLLGTSLGGFWAVGAGLAGRLVPPADAIRGTAVITAGISVATVVSLPLGAAVSALTSWRVAFVIGGAIGLVALGLQLMTLPRMPATHRVRVATLGALFRVPRARIGLLAAAVLFFSQFAAYTFVSPYLEDVVAVGPGTVTLALLLFGIAGIVGNFVIGALLGRSLVGTTAAAEIVLAATVLLLPSLAHSTPGAVALVAVWGFVWGGLPLAMQTWMSTASPAGAETGLSLFVTTIQLVLAAGSVLGGVAVTSWGIDADFRLAGVVALVGALAFLALGSRSRAVDPVGSPGEDADPRESTEAAAPSR, from the coding sequence GTGACCGCGGCCCGCACGCCGACCGAGGCCGCGGAGGGCCGCGGCTGGCTCGGCGTCTCCTCCGTCGCGCTCGGCTCGTTCGCGATCGTCCTGTCGGAGTTCCTGCCGATCGGGGTCCTCCCGGCGATCTCGTCGGGCCTCGACGTCCGGATCGGGACGGCAGGCCTGCTGGTGGTCCTCACCGGGCTCTTCGCCGCGATCGCCGCCCCGGTGGTCACGGTGGCCACGTCCGCACTGGACCGCCGGCTCGTGCTCGCCGGCCTCAGCGCGCTGCTGGTCGTCTCCGACGCCCTCGCCGCGCTCGCCCCGTCGTTCGCCGTCCTCCTGGTGGCCCGGGTGCTGCTCGGGACCAGCCTGGGCGGGTTCTGGGCGGTCGGTGCCGGGCTCGCCGGGCGACTGGTCCCGCCGGCGGACGCCATCCGGGGGACGGCGGTCATCACGGCGGGGATCTCGGTCGCGACCGTCGTCAGCCTCCCGCTGGGCGCTGCGGTGTCCGCGCTCACCAGCTGGCGGGTCGCGTTCGTCATCGGCGGCGCGATCGGCCTGGTGGCGCTCGGTCTGCAGCTGATGACCCTGCCGAGGATGCCGGCCACCCATCGCGTGCGGGTCGCGACGCTCGGGGCGCTGTTCCGGGTCCCCCGTGCCCGGATCGGGCTCCTCGCGGCCGCGGTGCTGTTCTTCTCGCAGTTCGCGGCCTACACCTTCGTGTCGCCGTACCTGGAGGACGTCGTCGCGGTCGGCCCCGGGACCGTCACCCTCGCGCTCCTGCTCTTCGGGATCGCCGGGATCGTCGGCAACTTCGTGATCGGCGCACTGCTGGGCCGGAGCCTGGTGGGCACGACCGCGGCCGCGGAGATCGTGCTCGCCGCGACGGTCCTGCTGCTCCCGAGCCTGGCGCACTCGACCCCCGGGGCGGTCGCACTGGTCGCGGTCTGGGGCTTCGTGTGGGGCGGCCTCCCGCTGGCGATGCAGACGTGGATGTCCACCGCCTCCCCGGCCGGTGCGGAGACCGGGCTGTCGCTGTTCGTCACCACCATCCAGCTCGTCCTGGCGGCGGGTTCGGTGCTCGGCGGCGTGGCGGTCACCTCCTGGGGGATCGACGCCGACTTCCGGCTCGCCGGGGTGGTCGCGCTGGTCGGCGCCCTCGCCTTCCTCGCGCTGGGCTCCCGGAGCCGGGCGGTCGACCCCGTCGGGAGCCCGGGCGAGGACGCAGATCCCCGCGAGAGCACGGAGGCCGCGGCGCCGAGCCGCTGA
- a CDS encoding MBL fold metallo-hydrolase, protein MNASPAPTTSLDLGGVTLTYVPDGEFRAEPGVAYPGGHEDLFTDGLDVLDEDGMLVLSVGAVLVTTGDRRVLVDAGIGARTIPLVRPGTSRDAYMRGGALLENLRELGVRPEDVDAVLLTHLHADHVGWIGDESADGVPTFPNAEYWLSEDEWDAWAGPGQEGDAVGPRPHELRIIGARRRHLVEGSEPVEGVTAVATVGHTPGHTAFSVQGTRRRAFIVGDAVHCPAEVLHPDLRWVGDHDAATAVRTRTDIADRVAREGAVLVGPHFPDAVFRRYDPAATPSLTPHPL, encoded by the coding sequence ATGAACGCCTCCCCCGCCCCCACCACGAGCCTCGACCTCGGGGGCGTCACCCTCACCTACGTCCCGGACGGCGAGTTCCGCGCCGAGCCCGGCGTGGCCTACCCGGGCGGGCACGAGGACCTGTTCACCGACGGTCTCGACGTCCTCGACGAGGACGGCATGCTCGTCCTCAGCGTCGGCGCGGTCCTCGTCACCACCGGGGACCGGCGGGTCCTCGTCGACGCCGGCATCGGCGCCCGGACCATCCCCCTCGTCCGGCCGGGGACGTCCCGGGACGCGTACATGCGCGGTGGCGCACTGCTCGAGAACCTGCGCGAGCTGGGGGTCCGGCCCGAGGACGTCGACGCCGTCCTGCTCACCCACCTGCACGCCGACCACGTGGGGTGGATCGGCGACGAGTCCGCGGACGGCGTCCCCACGTTCCCGAACGCGGAGTACTGGCTCAGCGAGGACGAGTGGGACGCCTGGGCGGGCCCGGGGCAGGAGGGTGACGCCGTCGGTCCCCGGCCGCACGAGCTCCGGATCATCGGCGCGCGGCGGCGGCACCTGGTGGAGGGCTCCGAGCCCGTCGAGGGGGTCACGGCCGTCGCGACGGTGGGGCACACGCCGGGGCACACGGCCTTCTCGGTGCAGGGGACCAGGCGCCGGGCGTTCATCGTCGGCGACGCCGTGCACTGCCCCGCCGAGGTCCTGCACCCGGACCTGAGGTGGGTCGGCGACCACGACGCGGCGACGGCCGTCCGCACGCGGACCGACATCGCCGACCGCGTGGCCCGCGAGGGCGCCGTCCTGGTCGGTCCGCACTTCCCGGACGCGGTGTTCCGCCGGTACGACCCCGCAGCGACGCCGTCGCTGACCCCCCACCCGCTCTGA
- a CDS encoding TetR/AcrR family transcriptional regulator: MARPRTFDEADVIARARKAFAETGFAGTSLDALLEATGLARQSLYNAFGGKRELFMRAFLSDAAEAVDAVESIRHGADSPITRIRSQLVKVAVEHGSAQAPPSLFTKAAVELSAHDPAVASTVAAAFETMRTHYAACIADAQTAGEIDTTADPDSLGAYFCAVIEGMSTLGGSGVPRATLLDIGLTSMAAIPITDLGRDHLGTDDGDWS, translated from the coding sequence ATGGCCAGACCCCGCACCTTCGACGAGGCGGACGTCATCGCCCGTGCCCGGAAGGCGTTCGCCGAGACCGGCTTCGCGGGCACCTCGCTCGACGCCCTCCTCGAGGCGACCGGCCTCGCCCGGCAGAGCCTGTACAACGCCTTCGGCGGCAAGAGGGAACTGTTCATGCGGGCGTTCCTCAGCGATGCCGCCGAGGCCGTGGACGCCGTCGAGTCGATCCGGCACGGCGCGGACAGCCCGATCACCCGCATCCGCTCGCAGCTGGTCAAGGTCGCCGTCGAGCACGGTTCGGCGCAGGCCCCGCCGTCCCTGTTCACCAAGGCCGCCGTCGAGCTGTCGGCGCACGACCCCGCCGTCGCCTCGACGGTGGCGGCCGCGTTCGAGACGATGCGGACGCACTACGCCGCCTGCATCGCCGACGCCCAGACCGCCGGGGAGATCGACACCACCGCCGACCCGGACTCCCTCGGGGCCTACTTCTGCGCGGTCATCGAGGGCATGTCCACCCTGGGCGGGTCGGGCGTTCCCCGGGCGACGCTGCTGGACATCGGGCTGACCAGCATGGCGGCCATCCCGATCACCGACCTCGGCCGCGACCACCTCGGCACCGACGACGGCGACTGGTCCTGA
- a CDS encoding NAD(P)/FAD-dependent oxidoreductase: protein MTREPAIWDLLVVGGGTAGIVASTTAASLGARVLLVERERTGGDCLHTGCVPSKALLASATAAADARGAARLGVDVSGVTVDFARVMAHVKAAITTIEPVDSPETLRGKGVTVLAGDAVFTGPDRVTVDGREVRFRAAVIATGSGPALPPVPGLAGVEPLTNESVWDLDVLPARLAVLGGGPIGCELGQAFARLGAEVTVVNSADRLLAVESAEASELVTAALVRDGVDVRTGARAVAVTGGPDGGSIALADGGSVPFDRLLVAVGRRARTEGLGCAAAGVELAEDGSVVVDDTLRTANPRIWAAGDVTGGPRFTHVAGVHGSLAAGNAVLGLRRRVDPVVPRVTYTSPEVASVGTSPDDAEAAGLTVRRVPHTEIDRAIAEDLTAGSTTLVHDRRGRLRGAVVIGPRAGETLGELTLAVRQGLRTQDVAGTTHAYPTYNDGVWNAAIADVRGRLQAPAVRLALRGVVRLRRLSAGRGDRPTSGGRR from the coding sequence ATGACCCGCGAGCCCGCGATCTGGGATCTGCTCGTCGTCGGCGGCGGCACCGCCGGGATCGTCGCCTCGACCACCGCCGCCTCGCTCGGTGCCCGCGTCCTGCTGGTCGAGCGGGAGCGCACCGGCGGCGACTGCCTGCACACCGGCTGCGTGCCGTCGAAGGCACTGCTGGCCTCGGCGACCGCGGCGGCCGACGCCCGCGGCGCAGCCCGGCTGGGGGTCGACGTCTCCGGCGTGACGGTCGACTTCGCCCGGGTGATGGCGCACGTGAAGGCGGCGATCACCACGATCGAGCCGGTCGACTCACCCGAGACGCTGCGCGGCAAGGGCGTCACCGTCCTGGCCGGCGACGCGGTGTTCACCGGCCCCGACCGGGTCACCGTCGACGGGCGGGAGGTCCGGTTCCGGGCCGCGGTGATCGCCACCGGCTCCGGCCCGGCGCTCCCGCCGGTCCCCGGGCTGGCCGGGGTCGAGCCGCTCACCAACGAGAGCGTCTGGGACCTCGACGTGCTGCCCGCCCGGCTGGCGGTGCTCGGCGGCGGGCCGATCGGCTGCGAGCTGGGCCAGGCGTTCGCCCGGCTCGGCGCCGAGGTCACCGTGGTCAACTCCGCCGACCGGCTGCTGGCGGTGGAGAGCGCGGAGGCCTCCGAGCTGGTCACCGCCGCGCTGGTGCGCGACGGCGTCGACGTGCGCACCGGTGCCCGGGCGGTCGCCGTCACCGGCGGCCCCGACGGCGGGTCGATCGCGCTCGCCGACGGCGGCTCGGTGCCCTTCGACCGGCTGCTGGTCGCCGTGGGCCGCCGGGCGCGCACCGAGGGTCTGGGCTGCGCGGCCGCGGGGGTCGAGCTGGCCGAGGACGGCAGCGTGGTCGTCGACGACACCCTGCGCACCGCCAACCCGCGCATCTGGGCGGCCGGCGACGTCACCGGCGGGCCGCGGTTCACCCACGTGGCCGGCGTGCACGGCAGCCTCGCCGCCGGCAACGCGGTGCTCGGCCTGCGCCGCCGGGTCGACCCCGTCGTCCCCCGGGTCACCTACACCTCCCCCGAGGTCGCCTCGGTCGGCACGAGCCCGGACGACGCTGAGGCGGCCGGGCTGACCGTGCGGCGCGTCCCGCACACCGAGATCGACCGGGCCATCGCCGAGGACCTCACCGCCGGCTCCACCACGCTGGTGCACGACCGGCGCGGCCGCCTGCGCGGGGCGGTCGTCATCGGCCCCCGCGCCGGGGAGACCCTCGGCGAGCTGACCCTCGCCGTCCGGCAGGGCCTGCGCACGCAGGACGTCGCCGGCACCACGCACGCCTACCCGACCTACAACGACGGGGTGTGGAACGCCGCGATCGCCGACGTCCGCGGGCGGCTGCAGGCCCCCGCCGTCCGGCTGGCGCTGCGCGGGGTGGTGCGGCTGCGGCGGCTCAGCGCAGGGCGCGGTGACCGGCCCACATCCGGTGGGCGGCGCTGA
- a CDS encoding CDP-alcohol phosphatidyltransferase family protein, with the protein MLDAAARRVLDAPLARAAGVLDRPGISPDRITAAGLVLGLASAGAAAAAWWVPALLLWLASRLADGLDGPLARRRQAAGRPGDAGAGGFFDITADFLVYGSGVLGVALGVVRTTDAPWEPFAAVLLAYYVNGAAFLAFSSLAERAGRQIDDGRSLSFLGGLAEGTETVVVHALWLLLPAIAWQVAWVWAVVVGVSAAHRMWAGHRALR; encoded by the coding sequence GTGCTCGACGCGGCTGCGCGCCGGGTGCTCGACGCACCGCTCGCCCGGGCCGCCGGCGTCCTCGACCGCCCCGGGATCAGCCCCGACCGGATCACCGCCGCCGGCCTGGTGCTGGGCCTGGCCAGCGCCGGTGCTGCGGCTGCCGCGTGGTGGGTCCCGGCGCTGCTGCTGTGGCTGGCCTCCCGGCTGGCCGACGGGCTCGACGGCCCGCTGGCCCGCCGTCGCCAGGCCGCCGGCCGCCCCGGGGACGCCGGGGCCGGTGGGTTCTTCGACATCACCGCCGACTTCCTCGTCTACGGCTCCGGCGTGCTCGGCGTCGCGCTGGGCGTCGTCCGGACGACGGACGCGCCGTGGGAGCCGTTCGCCGCCGTCCTGCTCGCCTACTACGTCAACGGCGCGGCGTTCCTGGCCTTCTCCTCCCTTGCCGAGCGGGCCGGCCGGCAGATCGACGACGGCCGCTCGCTGTCCTTCCTCGGCGGGCTGGCCGAGGGCACCGAGACGGTGGTCGTGCACGCGCTGTGGCTGCTGCTGCCCGCGATCGCCTGGCAGGTGGCCTGGGTGTGGGCCGTCGTGGTCGGGGTCAGCGCCGCCCACCGGATGTGGGCCGGTCACCGCGCCCTGCGCTGA
- a CDS encoding ABC transporter substrate-binding protein codes for MSGVRRPSRSPLRAVGVAAALTVVLAGCAAPDAEAPVAQQRSWDDVKAEAKGQTVALWMYGGDDQGNAYVDDVLAPAAAEQGVTLKRVPIADTGDAVNRILSERQANVTDGEVDLVWVNGDNFATGRQAGAWLCDWTSMLPNMAGTDPADPLLTTDFGNPVDGCEAPWHKAQFSLVYDSAKVTDPPTSLAGVLDWAQAHPGRFTYPAPPDFTGSAFLREALYSVSGGVSKVPLAFSQDDFDSLTPPLYDRLKTLAPSLWRGGDTYPQSQEELDKLYADGEVDMTMTYGPATLKDLVAKGTFPATTRVLPLEEGTLGNASFLAIPSTSGSQAGAQVVADLALSPEQQLAKAQPDTWGQFTVLDMDRIGDARAGFDQLPASDVVPSYEELSKNAQPELSAAWVPPLDDGWRREVAAG; via the coding sequence TTGTCCGGAGTCCGTCGTCCGAGCAGGTCCCCCCTCCGCGCCGTCGGCGTCGCAGCCGCCCTCACCGTGGTGCTCGCCGGCTGTGCCGCCCCGGACGCCGAGGCGCCGGTCGCCCAGCAGCGGTCGTGGGACGACGTGAAGGCGGAGGCGAAGGGCCAGACCGTCGCGCTGTGGATGTACGGCGGTGACGACCAGGGCAACGCCTACGTCGACGACGTGCTCGCCCCGGCCGCCGCGGAGCAGGGGGTGACCCTGAAGCGGGTGCCGATCGCCGACACCGGCGACGCGGTCAACCGCATCCTGTCCGAGCGGCAGGCCAACGTCACCGACGGCGAGGTGGACCTGGTCTGGGTCAACGGCGACAACTTCGCCACCGGCCGGCAGGCGGGCGCGTGGCTGTGCGACTGGACGTCGATGCTGCCGAACATGGCGGGCACCGACCCCGCCGACCCGCTGCTGACCACGGACTTCGGCAACCCGGTCGACGGCTGCGAGGCGCCCTGGCACAAGGCGCAGTTCAGCCTGGTCTACGACTCGGCCAAGGTCACCGACCCGCCGACGTCGCTGGCCGGGGTGCTGGACTGGGCCCAGGCCCACCCGGGCCGCTTCACCTACCCCGCGCCGCCGGACTTCACCGGCTCGGCGTTCCTGCGCGAGGCCCTGTACAGCGTCTCCGGCGGCGTCAGCAAGGTGCCGCTGGCCTTCTCCCAGGACGACTTCGACTCCCTCACCCCGCCGCTGTACGACCGGCTGAAGACGCTGGCGCCGTCGCTGTGGCGCGGCGGGGACACCTACCCGCAGTCGCAGGAGGAGCTGGACAAGCTCTACGCCGACGGTGAGGTGGACATGACGATGACCTACGGGCCGGCCACGCTCAAGGACCTGGTCGCCAAGGGCACCTTCCCGGCCACCACCCGGGTGCTGCCGCTGGAGGAGGGCACGCTCGGCAACGCCAGCTTCCTGGCCATCCCCTCCACCTCGGGCTCGCAGGCCGGTGCCCAGGTGGTCGCGGACCTGGCGCTCTCGCCGGAGCAGCAGCTGGCCAAGGCCCAGCCCGACACGTGGGGCCAGTTCACCGTGCTGGACATGGACCGCATCGGCGACGCCCGCGCCGGGTTCGACCAGCTGCCGGCCTCCGACGTCGTGCCCTCCTACGAGGAGCTGTCGAAGAACGCCCAGCCCGAGCTGTCGGCGGCCTGGGTCCCGCCGCTGGACGACGGATGGCGCCGCGAGGTCGCGGCCGGGTGA
- a CDS encoding ABC transporter permease subunit has protein sequence MTARAEPRSGRALLLVLPALLPVLVVVGAALVSAVLLSLGLTPLVGVPRLSLDAWRAAAPDLGTSTRLSLAIAAGSTAVAAAVGLALALATTAAVRRSRLLATLSALTVPVPHLVGAAGMGLLLADAGFLPRLLGIAPGDWPALVGGRWWVAVGAEYAWKESAFIALVVAGVLSTRAASYAETAALLGAGRWARFRHVTLPLAAPALASAAAVSFVYTLGSYEVAALLGRPYPEPLPVIAVRLFTSIDLAARPQAAAVAVTTSVLGLVVVLASLRFLRRLAAEQ, from the coding sequence GTGACCGCCCGGGCCGAGCCCCGGTCCGGCCGGGCCCTGCTGCTCGTCCTGCCGGCGCTGCTGCCGGTGCTCGTCGTGGTCGGCGCCGCGCTGGTCTCGGCGGTGCTGCTGAGCCTGGGCCTGACCCCGCTGGTCGGGGTGCCCCGGCTGTCGCTGGACGCCTGGCGGGCCGCGGCGCCCGACCTGGGGACGTCGACCCGGCTGTCCCTGGCCATCGCGGCCGGCTCCACCGCCGTGGCCGCCGCTGTCGGTCTGGCCCTGGCGCTGGCAACGACGGCGGCGGTGCGGCGCAGCAGGCTGCTGGCCACGCTCAGCGCGCTCACCGTCCCGGTGCCGCACCTGGTCGGGGCGGCCGGCATGGGCCTGCTGCTGGCCGACGCCGGCTTCCTCCCCCGCCTGCTGGGCATCGCCCCGGGTGACTGGCCGGCGCTGGTGGGCGGCCGCTGGTGGGTCGCGGTGGGCGCGGAGTACGCGTGGAAGGAGTCCGCGTTCATCGCCCTGGTGGTGGCCGGGGTGCTGTCCACCCGGGCGGCGTCCTACGCCGAGACCGCCGCGCTGCTGGGCGCCGGCCGCTGGGCGCGGTTCCGGCACGTCACGCTGCCGCTGGCCGCCCCGGCGCTGGCCTCGGCGGCCGCGGTGAGCTTCGTCTACACGCTGGGCTCCTACGAGGTGGCCGCACTGCTGGGCCGCCCGTACCCCGAGCCGCTGCCGGTGATCGCCGTGCGGCTGTTCACCTCCATCGACCTCGCCGCCCGGCCGCAGGCCGCCGCGGTCGCGGTGACCACCTCCGTGCTCGGGCTGGTCGTGGTGCTCGCCTCGCTGCGGTTCCTGCGCCGGCTGGCGGCCGAGCAGTGA
- a CDS encoding ABC transporter permease, which yields MTAPVVASRAGRGALVVWLVLPLVPLLLWAFADRWSAPALLPQAWGSSGLREARARGLGAALGRSTVLGLAVAVLATPLGALAGRALTTRGVPAPGALLAVLLSPLVLPPFAVALGLDVLLLRLRVPGEVGVVALLTVAAVPYTTIVMRAAYAAHDRHYEEEARVLGATAWQTVRAVQLPMLAPALAGAAFLAFLAGWSDYVVTLLVGGGRLVTLPVLIAAAASATGNDAQVAVLALTSVLPPVVLLLVVGSIGRRARR from the coding sequence GTGACCGCGCCGGTGGTGGCCTCCCGGGCCGGCCGGGGTGCGCTGGTGGTCTGGCTGGTGCTGCCCCTGGTGCCGCTGCTGCTGTGGGCGTTCGCCGACCGGTGGTCGGCCCCGGCACTGCTGCCCCAGGCCTGGGGCAGCAGCGGGCTGCGCGAGGCCCGGGCGCGGGGCCTGGGCGCGGCCCTCGGCCGGTCGACCGTGCTCGGCCTGGCGGTCGCGGTGCTGGCCACCCCGCTGGGTGCGCTGGCCGGCCGGGCGCTGACCACCCGGGGCGTGCCCGCACCCGGTGCCCTGCTGGCCGTGCTGCTGTCCCCGCTCGTGCTCCCCCCGTTCGCCGTCGCGCTGGGGCTGGACGTGCTGCTGCTGCGGCTGCGCGTGCCCGGCGAGGTCGGGGTCGTGGCGCTGCTGACCGTGGCCGCGGTCCCGTACACGACGATCGTCATGCGCGCGGCGTACGCCGCCCACGACCGCCACTACGAGGAGGAGGCCCGGGTGCTCGGCGCGACCGCGTGGCAGACCGTGCGCGCCGTCCAGCTGCCGATGCTGGCACCCGCGCTGGCGGGCGCGGCCTTCCTGGCGTTCCTGGCCGGCTGGAGCGACTACGTGGTGACCCTGCTGGTCGGCGGTGGCCGGCTGGTCACCCTGCCGGTGCTGATCGCCGCGGCGGCCTCGGCGACCGGCAACGACGCCCAGGTCGCGGTGCTGGCGCTGACCTCCGTGCTGCCGCCGGTGGTGCTGCTGCTGGTCGTCGGCTCGATCGGCCGGCGGGCACGGCGGTGA
- a CDS encoding ABC transporter ATP-binding protein, with amino-acid sequence MSGALQLTGLTRLHGTVPALADLTLAVPAGSCVAVLGPSGSGKSTVLRLTAGLDAPTSGSVHLDGRDLAGVVPERRGMAMVFQRPLLFPHLSVRDNVGFADRVRGVPRRRARERAEHYLDLVQLAGYGGRPARALSGGQEQRVALARALAAEPAVLLLDEPFSALDTALRAEMHELVAGLRQRVDTTVLLVTHDPAEADVLADTVAVLDHGRLQQHGPLRELYAAPRSLAVSRLLGGRTEVPGTVSGGRHSSALGVLSLPTPTPDGAGVLVVRPEAVTVTAPGDPGADVRGTVVRVRRRGLRALVTVEVTGPGGTTTVDGELAPGEELPVGAPVGLRLPLADRCVVPPAGDAVPPAGVPVPPSDDGQG; translated from the coding sequence GTGAGCGGCGCGCTGCAGCTCACCGGGCTGACCCGGCTGCACGGGACGGTGCCCGCGCTGGCGGACCTCACGCTCGCCGTCCCGGCCGGCTCGTGCGTCGCCGTCCTCGGGCCGTCGGGCTCGGGCAAGAGCACGGTGCTGCGGCTGACCGCCGGGCTCGACGCCCCGACCAGCGGCAGCGTGCACCTCGACGGGCGCGACCTGGCCGGTGTCGTCCCCGAGCGGCGCGGCATGGCGATGGTGTTCCAGCGGCCGCTGCTGTTCCCCCACCTGTCGGTGCGGGACAACGTCGGGTTCGCCGACCGGGTGCGCGGGGTGCCCCGTCGGCGCGCCCGCGAGCGCGCCGAGCACTACCTGGACCTGGTGCAGCTGGCCGGCTACGGCGGCCGGCCCGCGCGGGCGCTGTCCGGCGGGCAGGAGCAGCGGGTGGCGCTGGCCCGTGCGCTGGCCGCCGAGCCTGCGGTGCTGCTGCTCGACGAGCCGTTCAGCGCCCTGGACACCGCGCTGCGCGCCGAGATGCACGAGCTGGTCGCGGGCCTCCGCCAGCGCGTGGACACCACCGTCCTGCTGGTCACCCACGACCCGGCCGAGGCCGACGTGCTGGCCGACACCGTCGCGGTCCTCGACCACGGCCGCCTGCAGCAGCACGGCCCGCTGCGCGAGCTCTACGCCGCACCCCGCTCGCTGGCGGTCAGCCGGCTGCTGGGCGGGCGCACCGAGGTGCCCGGCACGGTCTCCGGTGGCCGGCACTCCTCCGCGCTCGGCGTCCTGTCGCTGCCCACGCCGACGCCCGACGGTGCCGGTGTGCTCGTCGTGCGGCCCGAGGCGGTCACCGTCACGGCACCCGGCGACCCCGGCGCCGACGTCCGGGGCACGGTCGTGCGGGTCCGCCGGCGCGGGCTGCGCGCCCTGGTCACCGTGGAGGTCACCGGCCCGGGCGGGACGACGACCGTCGACGGCGAGCTGGCCCCCGGGGAGGAGCTGCCGGTCGGGGCGCCGGTGGGGCTGCGGCTCCCCCTCGCCGACCGGTGCGTCGTGCCCCCGGCCGGCGACGCCGTGCCCCCGGCCGGCGTCCCGGTACCGCCGTCAGACGACGGTCAGGGGTAG